A stretch of the Planktothricoides raciborskii GIHE-MW2 genome encodes the following:
- a CDS encoding mechanosensitive ion channel domain-containing protein has protein sequence MISSAILIKLLVPTGLILAGLIGGIIFEKRIVSQVKKILIQRGVKFNRFLTDSVRGIPFLIFFVAGIYAALISSSLGPKWQSFLSQLILIIILGYTTLFFSKIAIGFIRLYSQTAEGFLPLTSLFENLTRLLIFIIGFLIILQSLGISITPLLTALGVGGISVGLALQSTLSNIFCGINLIMSRKVNPGDYVKLETGEEGYVTDVTWRHTTIREYPNNLIIVPNAELVASTFKNYHLPEKTMLILVEVGVSYDSDLEKVERVTLEVAKEIMRDVPGGVSNFKPFIRYHSFGYFSINFTVYMEVKEFIDHLLIKHEFIKKLFKRYQIEGITIPYPIKPVYNPETSQNKPKSPFDF, from the coding sequence ATGATTTCTAGTGCAATATTAATTAAATTATTAGTCCCAACTGGATTAATCCTCGCTGGTTTGATTGGCGGAATCATCTTTGAAAAAAGAATTGTTAGCCAAGTCAAAAAAATCCTGATTCAACGAGGAGTTAAATTCAATCGATTCCTAACTGACTCTGTGCGGGGAATTCCTTTCTTAATTTTCTTTGTAGCCGGAATTTATGCTGCCCTAATTAGTAGCTCTCTTGGCCCTAAATGGCAGTCATTTTTATCTCAATTAATTTTAATTATTATCTTAGGCTATACCACCCTATTTTTCTCTAAAATAGCCATTGGATTTATTCGCCTCTATAGTCAAACAGCCGAAGGTTTTTTACCATTAACATCTTTGTTTGAAAACCTCACCAGACTATTAATTTTTATCATTGGCTTCTTAATCATCCTGCAATCCCTGGGAATTTCCATCACCCCATTACTCACCGCATTAGGGGTCGGGGGAATTTCCGTGGGTTTAGCCCTACAAAGTACCCTATCAAATATATTTTGTGGGATTAATTTAATTATGTCTCGCAAAGTTAATCCCGGAGATTATGTCAAACTAGAAACCGGAGAAGAAGGATATGTTACTGATGTGACTTGGCGACATACCACAATTCGAGAATATCCCAATAATTTAATTATCGTTCCCAATGCGGAACTGGTTGCCTCTACCTTTAAAAATTATCATCTCCCGGAAAAAACCATGCTGATTTTAGTAGAAGTGGGAGTCAGTTATGATAGTGATTTAGAAAAAGTTGAAAGAGTGACTCTGGAAGTTGCCAAAGAAATTATGCGAGATGTTCCCGGAGGTGTTTCTAATTTTAAACCATTTATCCGGTATCATAGTTTTGGCTATTTTAGTATTAATTTCACGGTTTATATGGAGGTCAAAGAATTTATCGATCATTTGTTGATTAAACATGAATTTATTAAAAAGCTATTTAAGCGGTATCAAATCGAAGGAATTACCATACCTTACCCGATTAAACCCGTTTACAATCCCGAAACATCTCAAAATAAGCCGAAATCACCTTTTGATTTTTAG
- a CDS encoding glycine betaine/L-proline ABC transporter ATP-binding protein — translation MNLMPKIQIEHLIKIYGSNPRYALQLFREGKTRDEILQLTNHVVGIADVSLSIAQGEIFVIMGLSGSGKSTLVRCLNRLIHPTSGHIYIDGEDVVRMDEKRLREIRLTKVSMVFQGFGLLPHKTVAENVAYGLKIRGVSKVKCREKAWENLARVGLEAWADYLPSSLSGGMQQRVGLARALATDADILLMDEPFSALDPIIRREMQDELLRLQTELHKTIVFISHDIHEALRLGDRIAVMKDGGIVQVSQPEDLITQPQGDYIRAFLQDVNRAQVLKAGTIARETVSLILGESAKVALEQMSANQLTQMYVISSNGKPVGLLNRTTLEAAIALGKEDITEIMTRQFPIVSAVTPVENIFPLCQLNQAIAVVDDQEKLMGTIQISDILNSLSPVTAFCK, via the coding sequence ATGAATTTAATGCCGAAAATTCAAATTGAACATCTGATTAAAATCTATGGTTCCAACCCTCGGTATGCTTTGCAACTTTTTCGCGAGGGAAAAACCAGAGATGAAATTTTACAATTAACCAATCATGTTGTGGGCATTGCCGATGTTTCTCTGTCGATCGCCCAGGGAGAAATATTTGTGATCATGGGATTATCCGGTTCCGGCAAATCTACCCTGGTGCGTTGTCTTAACCGATTGATTCATCCCACCAGCGGACATATCTATATTGATGGAGAAGATGTGGTGCGGATGGATGAAAAAAGACTGCGGGAAATTCGCTTAACTAAGGTGTCGATGGTTTTTCAAGGATTTGGTTTATTGCCCCATAAAACCGTGGCGGAAAATGTGGCTTATGGATTGAAAATTCGCGGAGTCAGCAAAGTTAAATGTCGTGAAAAAGCCTGGGAAAATTTGGCACGGGTGGGTTTAGAAGCATGGGCTGATTATTTGCCTTCTTCCCTGAGTGGGGGGATGCAGCAACGGGTAGGTTTAGCCCGCGCTTTGGCGACGGATGCGGATATTTTATTGATGGATGAACCGTTTAGTGCCCTTGACCCAATTATTCGCCGAGAAATGCAGGACGAGTTACTCCGATTGCAAACAGAATTGCACAAGACGATTGTGTTTATTAGCCACGATATTCACGAGGCTTTAAGATTGGGCGATCGCATTGCGGTGATGAAAGATGGCGGCATTGTTCAAGTGAGTCAACCGGAAGACTTAATCACTCAACCCCAGGGCGATTATATCCGCGCTTTCCTTCAAGATGTTAACCGGGCGCAAGTCCTAAAAGCGGGTACAATTGCCCGTGAAACTGTATCATTAATTTTGGGTGAATCGGCCAAAGTTGCACTTGAACAAATGTCAGCAAATCAATTAACCCAAATGTATGTGATTTCCTCCAATGGTAAACCCGTGGGTTTGCTCAACCGAACCACTCTGGAAGCAGCGATCGCCCTAGGAAAAGAGGATATTACCGAAATTATGACCCGCCAATTTCCCATTGTCAGCGCTGTAACCCCTGTAGAAAATATCTTTCCCCTTTGTCAACTCAACCAGGCGATCGCTGTCGTTGATGACCAAGAAAAATTGATGGGGACAATTCAAATATCCGATATCTTAAACAGTCTGAGTCCTGTCACCGCATTTTGCAAATAA
- the proX gene encoding glycine betaine/L-proline ABC transporter substrate-binding protein ProX, which produces MIFQPSPKPWQKLVLITVLSSVFGTVLTGLTACQPQIKSTDNQTSSAPQLTIRSAHSSWIDERFQIEIVNMGLEKLGYKIASPKELDYPALYLAIANGDLDYSTVYYDPAHQLFFENAGGQAKLQPVGIITPDGIAGYQIDQKTATKYNIKNIAQLQDPKLAKLFDSDGDGKANLVGCTPGWVCELAIDHQIKAYGLEQTVEQDRGNYAALMADAIARYQQGQSIIFFAYNPHWIGAVFQPDRDVVWLEVPFTSLPESMGKITAKDTVMNGKNFGLVRTQQRIVANPNFLAKNPVAKRWFELVKIPVADMNAESLRIKNGENRVKDIRRHGAEWVSQNQALFDSWLAQAKQAAE; this is translated from the coding sequence ATGATATTCCAACCATCCCCAAAACCCTGGCAAAAACTCGTCCTCATCACCGTATTAAGCAGCGTATTCGGCACGGTATTAACTGGCTTAACTGCCTGTCAACCGCAGATAAAATCTACAGACAATCAAACATCTTCCGCACCACAATTAACTATTCGTTCCGCCCATAGTAGTTGGATTGATGAGCGATTTCAAATAGAAATTGTGAATATGGGTTTAGAAAAATTGGGCTATAAAATAGCGTCGCCCAAAGAATTAGATTACCCGGCTCTTTATCTGGCGATCGCCAATGGGGATTTAGATTATAGCACCGTTTACTATGACCCGGCACACCAACTATTTTTTGAAAATGCTGGGGGACAAGCCAAACTTCAGCCCGTGGGAATTATTACTCCCGACGGCATCGCTGGCTATCAAATCGATCAAAAAACTGCCACTAAATATAATATCAAAAATATCGCCCAATTGCAAGATCCCAAACTGGCCAAACTCTTTGACTCTGATGGCGATGGCAAGGCAAATTTAGTCGGATGCACTCCTGGTTGGGTTTGTGAATTAGCGATCGACCATCAAATTAAAGCTTACGGACTTGAGCAAACTGTTGAGCAAGATAGAGGCAATTATGCGGCATTAATGGCTGATGCGATCGCCCGTTACCAACAAGGGCAATCGATTATTTTCTTTGCCTATAATCCCCACTGGATTGGTGCAGTTTTTCAGCCCGATCGCGACGTGGTTTGGTTAGAAGTTCCTTTTACTTCTCTGCCGGAAAGTATGGGCAAAATCACCGCAAAAGATACGGTGATGAATGGCAAAAATTTTGGCTTAGTCAGAACTCAGCAGCGAATTGTGGCCAATCCTAATTTTTTGGCCAAAAATCCAGTGGCTAAACGCTGGTTTGAATTAGTGAAAATTCCCGTCGCTGATATGAATGCTGAAAGCTTAAGAATTAAAAATGGGGAAAATCGGGTCAAAGATATTCGCCGTCATGGGGCAGAATGGGTCAGCCAAAATCAAGCCCTGTTTGATAGTTGGTTAGCACAAGCTAAACAAGCGGCTGAATGA
- a CDS encoding ABC transporter permease subunit → MAYHQVWLNSLLNPFESYTIPLDDWITALINFIVQQFRPVFQAIALPIKVILESIASIFVATPPLIFLVILGAIAWQIAGRKMAIYSLIGLTLIGFLGIWEEAMVSLSLVITAVIFCLVIGIPLGIACARSDRLEKIIQPLLDVMQTLPTFVYLVPVVMLFGIGEVPGVIATIIFALPPLIRLTNLGIRQVPAEVVEAAIAFGSTPNQVLWEAQIPLAMPTILAGVNQAILMALSMSVVTSMIAVPGLGLMVLQGVGRLDIGLAAVGGLGIVLLAIILDRITQTVGKNNLLSWKQRGIIGLILNYLSR, encoded by the coding sequence ATGGCTTATCATCAAGTTTGGTTAAATTCGCTGTTAAATCCTTTCGAGAGTTATACAATTCCGCTGGATGATTGGATTACGGCGTTAATTAATTTTATAGTGCAACAATTTAGGCCTGTATTTCAAGCGATTGCCTTGCCGATTAAGGTAATTTTAGAAAGTATTGCATCAATTTTTGTAGCTACCCCACCCTTAATATTCTTAGTCATATTGGGGGCGATCGCGTGGCAAATAGCTGGCAGAAAAATGGCTATTTATAGCTTAATTGGGTTAACTTTAATTGGTTTTTTGGGCATTTGGGAAGAAGCAATGGTATCCCTGTCTTTAGTCATAACGGCGGTGATATTTTGTCTAGTCATAGGAATTCCTTTAGGCATTGCTTGTGCTCGCAGCGATCGCCTGGAAAAAATCATCCAGCCTTTATTAGATGTAATGCAAACCTTGCCCACTTTTGTTTATTTAGTGCCGGTAGTGATGCTGTTTGGCATTGGGGAAGTACCGGGAGTAATTGCGACAATTATATTCGCTTTGCCCCCTTTAATTCGTCTGACTAATTTAGGCATTCGGCAAGTACCCGCAGAAGTCGTCGAAGCCGCGATCGCCTTTGGTTCAACCCCCAACCAAGTGCTCTGGGAAGCCCAAATTCCTCTAGCCATGCCAACGATTTTAGCGGGGGTAAATCAAGCAATTTTAATGGCATTATCTATGTCTGTAGTGACTTCAATGATTGCCGTTCCAGGCTTAGGATTAATGGTGTTACAAGGAGTAGGACGTTTGGATATTGGACTAGCAGCAGTAGGCGGTTTAGGAATTGTTCTATTAGCAATTATCCTCGATCGCATCACCCAAACCGTGGGAAAAAATAACTTGCTTTCGTGGAAACAGCGGGGTATTATTGGGTTAATATTAAATTACTTAAGTAGGTGA
- a CDS encoding carotenoid oxygenase family protein, with protein MPTLKSWSKALERPATEFTAVTLPVIFGELPPGLRGSLYRNGPARLERNGVKVGHWFDGDGAVLAVHFTDAGAIASYRYVQTAGYQEEEAAGEFLFAGYGMMPPGSIWDRFTKSVKNAANTSVLALPDKLLALWEGGYPYALDLQTLETWGTDNLEGLKNGWTFSAHPKRDPLTGNIYNFGVTPGKNSLLHLYVCDRAGKIQKHSTVEIDGVPLIHDFVLAGEYLVFFISPVRLQLFSALFHLKSFSDSLMWRPELGTQILIINRDTLEVVSGNETDPWFQWHFSNGYQDEQGNLIVDLVKYADFSTNQYLKEVATGQAQTIAKGTLWRIYLDPKTAVVQDQEPLVERGCEFPSVAPAAVGQPARFTYLSLHREDVNIGEELLGAIARYDHQTQTLTAADLGANRYPTEPLYISNPENPQQGWLIAVVFDGNDDGNDDGKSEVWIFDSDRLDENPVCRLALPEIVPMGFHGTWHPEV; from the coding sequence TTGCCGACATTAAAAAGCTGGTCAAAAGCCCTGGAACGACCCGCCACGGAATTTACGGCGGTGACGTTGCCAGTGATTTTTGGGGAGTTGCCCCCTGGGTTACGCGGGTCTTTGTATAGAAATGGGCCAGCCCGTTTAGAACGAAACGGGGTGAAAGTAGGCCATTGGTTTGATGGGGATGGAGCGGTGTTGGCGGTACATTTTACCGATGCTGGCGCGATCGCCTCTTACCGATATGTGCAAACTGCCGGTTATCAGGAAGAAGAAGCCGCTGGAGAGTTTTTGTTTGCTGGTTATGGCATGATGCCGCCCGGTTCTATCTGGGATCGCTTTACCAAGAGTGTCAAAAATGCCGCCAATACCTCGGTTTTAGCCCTGCCGGATAAATTGTTAGCCCTCTGGGAAGGAGGATATCCCTACGCTTTGGATTTACAAACCCTGGAAACCTGGGGAACGGATAACTTAGAAGGGCTAAAAAACGGTTGGACTTTTTCCGCGCACCCGAAGCGCGATCCCTTGACGGGAAATATTTATAATTTTGGGGTGACACCGGGCAAAAATTCCCTATTACATCTTTATGTATGCGATCGCGCTGGCAAAATCCAAAAACATTCCACCGTGGAAATCGATGGAGTGCCCTTAATTCACGACTTTGTACTCGCGGGTGAATATTTGGTCTTTTTCATTTCCCCAGTCCGGTTGCAACTATTCTCCGCCCTGTTTCACTTAAAAAGCTTTAGTGATTCCCTAATGTGGCGACCTGAATTGGGAACCCAAATTTTAATCATCAACCGGGATACCTTGGAAGTGGTCAGCGGCAATGAAACCGATCCTTGGTTTCAATGGCATTTTAGCAATGGATATCAGGATGAACAGGGGAATTTAATCGTGGATTTGGTCAAATATGCAGACTTTTCCACCAATCAATATCTCAAAGAAGTTGCCACGGGTCAGGCGCAAACGATAGCCAAAGGCACCCTCTGGCGGATTTATTTAGACCCAAAAACTGCGGTGGTGCAAGACCAAGAACCTCTGGTAGAAAGGGGTTGCGAATTTCCCTCGGTGGCACCGGCAGCGGTGGGACAACCGGCCCGGTTTACCTATTTATCCTTGCATCGAGAAGATGTGAATATTGGGGAGGAACTTTTAGGCGCGATCGCCCGCTATGACCATCAGACCCAAACCCTCACCGCAGCGGACTTAGGGGCTAATCGCTATCCCACAGAACCACTGTATATATCTAATCCCGAAAATCCGCAACAGGGCTGGCTGATCGCCGTCGTCTTTGATGGCAATGATGATGGCAACGATGATGGCAAAAGTGAGGTCTGGATTTTTGACAGCGATCGCCTGGATGAAAACCCAGTCTGTCGTTTAGCCCTACCAGAAATAGTGCCGATGGGATTTCATGGCACCTGGCACCCAGAAGTTTAA